Part of the Granulicella arctica genome, GTAAATGCGCTTCGGCAGGCAGTGCTCCTATTGCCACTGTACGGTGGAGATACTAATGCACAAGCGAAGATGAACAGTCATGCTGATGCTCTGAAAGAGCTGCTTGTGCAAGCGATAGCCGGGAAACACCCCGAACGCCCAAGCGACGTCAACGATGTGCAATATCGAGCCTGCCGCAAATTTTTAGCTCATTTTGTGGGAGAGTCTCGCAACAATGACAAGGATCTTCGCGGTTGTGTCTACACGTTGAACTACGATCTGCTCCTGTATTGGACTTTCCTCCATGATCAAAGTCTTACGCCTTATCCAGACATTCACGGGATGATGACTGTAGAAGCTGCAGAATTTTTACAACACGATGACGGCTTTCGCGCGCCGGATGAAGAACTTGATGCGGAGTATGTGACATGGGATGCTGAAGCGGCGCACAAGCAAAATGTTCATTTTCTGCATGGGGCTCTCCATCTCTTTGATTATGGATCTCAACTGCAAAAGAAGTGTTGGCAACGGTCCGGCGGGAAGCCGCTGATTGACCAAATCCGGTCCGCACTTGAGAAAGGTCGTTTTCCGCTATTCGTCTCGGAGGGTTCAAGCAGCGGAAAGATCGAACGCATCCGGCATTCGGCTTATCTTCATAAAGGGTTGAGAAGTTTCCGAGGCAACTGCGATCAACCCAAGCCGGCGATCTTCATCTTCGGACATTCACTTGCGGATAACGATGCTCATGTTTTGAAGCAGATCGAAAAAGGTCGGTGCGGCCAGCTCTTTGTGAGCCTATACGGCGATTCCTCAAGCGTGATCAATCAAGCCATTACAGCCAGGGCCGAACTGCTCAAATCTCGTCGGCACCCGCGGGCACCCCTCGAAGTGCTCTTTTACGATTCGTCTAGCGCTCACGTGTGGGGGTAAATACCTTCCTATGCTGGATCTACATGGTAGCCCTGCGTTATTTCTGGGGCTTTTTGCACCTGATGTCGACCTCAAAAAATGCCAGACAGAATCTCTAACAGGTTGATGAACGACCTAGATTTAACGGAAACGAGACAAAGATGATCGAGGTGTATCCAGGGCTATTCGTCGGTTGTCAACAAGACTTTGAAGATGGCAGCTTTGCCTCGAGAGAATGGGCTGTCGTTCATGCCTGTAAAGAGCCACATCACCGCAAGGCCCTTGGCTATACGGGGAGGGCAGTTGATAAGAGCCATCCCGAATACCTAATTGCCCGTCGTGGAAATCGCCTGATCCTGAACCTTGTAGATGTTGCCGATCCACGTTGGATCGACGACTCAATCATGAATGCAGCGATTCAATTCATTCAGGAGAATCTGCAAAACGTTCGCTCTGTCCTGGTGCATTGCAATCAGGGGTGTTCTCGAGCGCCGTCCATCGCCATGCTTTACTTAGGGACCTACACAGATCAACTGCCGCGTGATTCTTTTGAACGAGCATTAGCTGTTTTCAAGGAAAAGTACCCATTATTCGCACCAGCAGGTGGCGTTTATGGATTTCTAAAAAATCAGTGGGCTGGATGGAAGAGTAATCCCAGTAACGGGAACGATTTATGAAAGGATTTTCGATGTCTCGTCAAAATTTTTATGTGAGCAAGCCCGCTGATGCTGAAGCTCTTATCTTGGCGGCGGAATTCTCTTTCGATCAACTTGGAGTTCCTGAGAGCTCAGAACTCTGGATTGTTACCGAAACGAAAGCTCAGCTTCGGCATACTCCAATAGAGCAATTCCTTGGAGAATTCCAAACCAAGGTCTTGGCACAGGGCCGATCTCTTGTTTCAAAGGGAAAACCGATAAGGTACTATTCTTCTGTCACGTTGCCTAGGTCTGCTCCAAAGGCCGTTATATTACTGCTTGACGCTTCACTAAGGCTGGTGACGAGGGTCGACGGTCTCAATGGTACAGCCGCGATGATAGTTGTGCCGTGGCTTATGGAGGATGTTCAAGGGTGGATTGATGCTCATGGACCAACAGATATCCTGACGAATGCGCAAGCTTCTACTGCCCCGCTGCCCGCTCCTATTGTGGTCAGTGCTTTAAAGTCGCTGCTGACAGGAATCAATGTATCGACAGGGCTCGCCCATCCTCGAGACAAAGATAAAACGATTGATCTCTTTCGAATTCTGAAGAAGGCGAAGATACCCGTAGACGCAGAAGAAGTCCGTGCTTGGCTAATCCAGCAAAAGCTAAAGCCGACGTATGCGGATGAAATCGCCTCCATCGCGAGGGATCCGTCGAAAGTTAAAAAGAGCAGTAGTGGAGTCGCTTGGGCCGGTGACATCATTTCACAGTGGAAAACACGATCAGAGGTCGAGGCAAACACGTAACGGATAACGGGTAATTGGCGGAATGGTTCCAATCAATTGCGCATGATATATCCTTTATCTCGTTTTCAGCTCGCTTGGGATCGTTCCCGAAAAGACATAGCATAGGTACGTGCGTAAGTTGACGATAAAGACTCAGATCAAGAAAAAGGCTCAGGAACAACGCTTTGGCTCTGGGATGACAGTAGGTATCGTCCTGAAACGGATGTTACCCCGCATGGCAACGCGCCAACGAGCGTGCCCAGAATGGCCCGCCGATGTTTTTGCTGTGGCCACCTCCCTACTGATACAACGCGGCGCTTACGCGTCGATTCTCCAGAAGTGGCCGCCTAAGGCTTCGTCAACCTGGGTAAGCGATGTCCGTCTGATTGGTGATACATGGCGCACGAGCTGGCCCAAAGTTCCCAAGCAAGTGCGACTTGCCTGGTCAGCGGTTGCAGCAGAGAACAGCACGCTGCTAAAGGACATCTGCAAGAAGCGCGAACTTTTAGAGCACCTCGTGTTTCTTACTGCGTGTGCAGACGAAGCCTGTAGCCGCGTGGGTCTACCGAACCCTTCATTGGACCCAGCGGAAACCCCATTCTATGACCACGCGTTGGATCTTATCCTCGAAGGAAGCGATAAAGACGTTGGAATTCATGGCGCTACCCTCTGCAAAGAGATTCATCCAGAAATAGCGCGTGTCTTGCCCAAGATGCATACACCTCAGAGCGGAATGACAATTAGATCTTTGTCTCTCAATTTGGGGCTTATTCTAGCGAACGAAATCATTCCGAGATGGCATTTTTTACCGGAGCAAGTTGGACCTGCATTCAATGTTTTGTTCGTTCCTTGGCCGCTGAAAGTTGATGACGGCGCAGTGCGTTCCTGTACCGCGAACGATCATGAGATAGATAACATGCCTCCGGTTTTCGATTTCTTTACTTTTGCGCCAAAACCCCATACGCCCACACCGCTTGCACATCTGAAGACTCTCTTGCGGTCAGACAGTCTAGAAGGTGTCGAGATTCATGCCGTGGTGTATCCGGAACTGGCCGTCACCGAACAGGAATTTAGAGCGCTCTCCTCATTTACTGAACGTAAAGACATGTTGCTCATAGCAGGGGTGCGGGTTTCAGCTAAGGCGGGAGCATATCCCCGAAACGAAGTACGAGTTTCAGCGCTAGGCGCCAACACATTCGTGCAGCAGAAGCATCACCGGTGGAAAATCGACGAGGGGCAGATCGGGCAATATCATTTGGAGACGTCCCTCGATATTCGGAAGCAATGGTGGGAACATATTGACATCTCCTCTCGAGAGTTCATGTTCTATGCTGCGCGAGATGGACTGGTGATATCCACATTGATTTGCGAGGATTTGGCTAGACCTGACCCGGTGGGCGACCTCGTGCGTGCAGTCGGCCCGAACCTCGTCATCGCTCTCTTAATGGACGGACCGCAAATCAAGGAGAGGTGGCCTGGTCGCTATGCAGCGAGTCTCGCGGATGACCCGGGATCCACCGTTCTTTCCGTGACCAGTTTTGGGATGAGTGATCGGAGTCTTCCGAAGAATCCGAAAGACATTGGAACTAAAAAAGATAGACGCAGAGTTGTGGCTCTTTGGCAGAGCCCATTCAAGCCATGGAGTCAGGAGATAGAGCTAAAAGTGGGTGCGGAGGCGATTCTCTTGCCGTTCGTCAGTAAGCATCGAACTGAGTGGGCTGCCGATGGCCGAGATGATGGCGGAAAATCTGCTTATCTTGATCTTTCCAAGCCAATTATGGTGATACCAAAGCGTTAATGCGTGGCAATTGACAAATGGAGTAAGCTGTATATATGGGATTGAGCCCTAGAGATCTCGGACAACTGACTCGCGTTGCAAGCTTCCCGCACATGGAGAAGAAACAGCGTCAACAGCTGCTTGTTCATTCGAGCAATGAGGCCCGAGCGATCGGCCGTATCATCATTGACGGGCCTAGGGCAGGCGATAAAGCGGTATATAGCAGAGTTGCTGCCAAGTTTTCAGCGACAATGCGGCGTAATCCATAATGCTTGAATAGATCAGACAATGCCCACTCATCGGTGGGCATTTTTGGTTGCGTTCTCCCCGACTCACAACTCATTCCATCTTAGAACTCCCTGAGATCAGTCCTCCAGAATGAGTCGAGAGACTCTTCATCTATATATGATAAAGGACGTTATCATATATAAGCGGAGCCGCCATGCAGATCATCTACGCCGCACCGTTCGTCCTGCTCTCGATGATTGCGTTTGGCGTCTTCTTGGTCGTGCCTCGACTGCGACGTCATTCGATCTCGGCACTGGTTGCTCCTGTCGCATTTGGCTTCTGTGCGCTTGCCGGGTACATCAGCTGGGTGCTGATATGCGGCTTTGTGCTGAAGATCGCGCTTCGGCCAGTTGAGGGCGTCCATGGCTTCTTCGAAGTCTTGTTCTTCTTTCTACTGCCGGGATTCGCTGGAGCATGGCTGGCTGTTTGGCTAAGCGAAACTGCGCTCCGCAAGTGGGGAGACAAGTCAGTATGGAAGCGCTAAACCTTCTCATGGTTCGAGAGCAAAATGCAGTTTTACCGCTTTCTGCCGCTGATCGTCTGCCGGCGCTCTTCCAGGCCGTGCCCGAAGGCGGTCGGCGCTTCTGGGAGTTCTTCACCGTCAACATCCGCAACCCCAACACCCGACGCGCCTACTTCAAAGCTGTCGAGGGCTTCGCTGCCTGGTGCGAGGAGAGAGGTCTCGGGGATCTGGCCGGGGTGATGCCGATGCACGTCGCGGCCTACGTCGAGCAGCTCGGCCGCACCCACTCCAAGCCGACCGTTAAACAGCACCTCGCCGCGATCCGGATGCTCTTCGATTGGCTGGTGACCGGGCACATCATGGAGACGAATCCGGCCCACGCGGTCCGGGGACCGAAGCACAGCGTCCGCAAGGGCAAGACCTCCGTACTTTCAGCCGAGGAGATGGGGGAATTGCTCGCCGCAATCGACACCACTTCCCTGCTCGGGCTCCGCGACCGGGCCCTGATCGCCCTCATGGGATACACCTTCGCCCGAGTAGGAGCGGCCACCGGAATGAAGGTTCAAGACTTCTATGTACAGAAACGCCGTGGCTGGGTGCGGCTCCACGAGAAGGGCGGCAAGGTGACCGAGCTTCCCTGCCATCACAACCTGGATCAGTATTTAGAGGAATGGATTGCGGCGTCGGGGCTCGGCTCCGAACCCGAGGCCCCGCTCTTCCCTACCCTGCGCTATGGCCGGCTGACCGATCGCACTCCCCTGCCCCAGGCCAACGTGCACATGATGATTCAGCGACGAGCGCGAGCTGCAGGACTCAAAACCAAGGTAAGCGCCCACAGCTTCCGCGCCACCGGGATCACGACTTACCTACAGAACGGGGGTAAGCTGGAGATCGCTCAGCACATGGCCGGCCACGAGTCAGCTCGGACTACCGGGCTCTACGATCGGCGCAGCGATGAGGTCGCCCTCGATGAGGTAGAGCGGATTTCATACTGAGTTTAGCGCTGCGCCGACTTTAGTGATGTTCGACAGGCGTTCTACTGATACGATTCTCACCCTGACGGCGATTCACGTTCGGATGAGCGCGAATCCCGCCTGTTCCAGTCTCGCGTGGAAAGTCAGGCATAGCTTGCCGTCTACCCGTGTCGCCCAATACGTCCGTATGTCGACGGAGCATCAGCAATATTCCACAGAAAACCAGTCTCTGGCAATCGAGGAGTACGCGAAGGCTCATTCAATGGAGATCGTGCAAACCTATGCCGATCACGGGAAGAGCGGGCTTAATTTAGCCGGCCGGGCGAGCCTGAAGAGTCTTCTAGCTGATGTTCAAGCAGGAAGCGTGGCCTTCGAGGCGGTGCTCGTCTACGACGTCAGCAGATGGGGCCGTTTTCAGGATGCAGACGAGAGCGCGTCCTATGAGTACGCCCTTAAATGCGCAGGCATTCGAATCCATTACTGTGCTGAGCAGTTTGAGAATGACGGCAGTCTGCCTTCTGCCCTAATAAAAACTTTGAAACGGGCCATGGCGGCCGAGTACAGCCGAGAGCTTTCGGTCAAGGTCTTTGCCGGACAATGTCGGCTAATTGAGCTTGGATTTCGACAGGGCGGACCTGCGGGGTACGGTTTGCGACGGCACTTGGTCGATCAGGACCGAAATTTGAAGCAGGTCCTCCGCGATGGTGAGCGAAAAAGCCTACAAACAGATCGAGTTGTTCTGGCAGCCGGACCAGCTTCCGAAGTTCTGATCGTGCAGCGTATCTTCAAGAGTTTCACTCAGGAAAGTAAAGCGGAGCGGTCGATAGCTGAAAGCTTGAACGGAGAGGGTATCTTAAGCAACTTGGGACGTCCCTGGACAAGGGAATCGATTCATCAGATTCTGACCAATCCGAAGTACATCGGCTGTAATGTTTATAATCGCCGTTCTTTCAAACTGAAGCTGAAACGGGTGAAAAATCCGCCCGAGATGTGGATCTTGAAGCGGGGCGCGTTCGACGCTATCGTCTCGCTCGAAATGTTCGAAGACGCGCTGCGCATCATCGAGGCCCGGCATCGCTCGTATACCGATGAGGATCTTCTTGCGCGGCTTCGTATCCTTTTAACCCAAAAAGGAAAGCTATCCTGCTTCATCATTAATGAAGCAGAGGACATGCCCTCCAGTTCTATTTATGTCTCCAGGTTCGGAAGTCTCCCAAGGGCATATTCGCTTATCGGGTGGAGCTCTGGTCGAAATTATGAGTACCTGCAGATAAACCGGAACATTCGTGCACAGTACAAGCCTTTAGTCGATGAGATCGTTGCGCAGCTCAAAGCGATCAATGCAACTGTCAGCAGAGACGAAACGACAGACCTGTTGACCATCAACTCTGAGTACACAGCCGCTTTGGTGCTAGCTCGGTGCCAGACGACGCAGGCGGGCAACCAGCGATGGATCGTTCGCCTGGATAACGCGCTTCAGCCAGACATCACGATTGCGGCTCGGCTGCGACCAGGAAATGAGGAAGTTTTGGACTACTACCTCTTGCCCAGCATTGCAGACCTGGGCTTATCCCTTCGTTTCGCTTCACACAATCCCCTTTTCCTTGAGGTTTTCCGGTTCGATGACCTCTCTTTCTTTATGGCGATCGCTAAACGAGCGGCACTGGAGGAGGCAGCATGAAGATGGAAGGTGTCGAAGAAATACCAGTAGATCGCGTTCTTGTGGTGAATCCCAGGACTCGAAACAGGGTGAAGTGGCTAGCGATTGTAGCGAGCATCAAGGCCGTCGGTTTGAAACGACCGATCAGCGTTTCTCGTAGAGATGCTCCGGATGAGCACGGAAACCTATATGACCTTGTCTATGGCCAGGGACGGTTGGAAGCTCACGTTGAGCTGGGGCAAGAGACGATTGCCGCAATGATCGTTGACGCTTCTGAGGCGGACCGGCACCTGATGAGCTTGGTCGAAAACATCGCGCGGCGCCCATCCTCGAACAAAGCAATTTACTGGGAAGTGCGGCGTTTGTTAGAACGCGGATACAACAGTCCCACAATCGCAAGCAAGCTGGGGCTTGATCGTAGCTATATTCACGGCATTGTCCGCTTGGTTGAGTGCGGAGAGTCTTCGTTGATCGAGCAAGTTGAGTCCGGGAGAATCCCAGTTACGGTAGCGATCGAGATTGCCAACGGTGATGATGCAAACATCCAAAAGGCAATGATGGAGGGCTACGAGACAGGCGAAATTAGAGGTCCCAAGCTCCAGGCTATCCGGAAGCTCATCAAGAATCGCAAAGCTCAGAGGGAGGGCAAAGCGATACTCCCTGATAAGCCCATGACCGGAGCTGCTCTGGCTAATCTTTATAAACAGCGGGTCCGCGAGCAGCAGCGTCTCGTTGCAAAAGCCGATCAGGCTCGGGAAAAACTCCTCATCATCGCAACAGTTGTACGCAATCTCTTTGCGGACGAAGACCTGGTGACCATGCTTCGTGCGGAAAAACTGTTTGATATGCCTGAACAGCTCGCGATGCGAATTCGTTAGGAGTGATCATGAACTTGCTTCCAAAAGCCTTTGAACATCAACTCGTCTCCATCCCTCTCGCCCACATCGTTCCACAAACGGAAGTCTCGCGCGAAACCAAGACCAGCGCAGCGTACCGGCAGATCACGGCCTCTATTAAAGAGATCGGCCTTATCGAGCCCTTAGCCGTTTTCCCAAGGTCGCCCACGGAATACCTTCTCCTTGACGGAAATCTTCGTTTTGAGGTGCTGAAGGAGACCGGCGCAACGGAAGCCAAATGCATTCTTTCAACGGATGACGAGGCTTACACCTACAACCGCAGAATCAACGCTATCCCACCCATTGCGCAGCACCTGATGCTCCTCCAGGCACTACGTAATGGGCTGACTGAAGAACGGATAGCACGATCACTGAACGTGGACATTGCGGTCATCAGGGCGAAGCGCGACATGCTGAATGGTATCTGCGCTGAGGCGGTCGAGATGCTCAGGGATCATAAGCTAAACGCCAAAATATTCTCCGTCATGCGCAAGATGAAGCCTTTACGGCAGGTCGAAGTGGCCGAACACATGATTGCAAACTCTGCCTTCAGCTACACCTTCATCAGTGCCCTTCTCTATGGAACGAAGAGTGATTGCCTGATCGACGCTCCGAAACGCCGTGAGGCAAAGCCAGGAATGGACGCTGCAACGATCCGCTTTTCCAAAGAGAGCGACTCCTTATTGACGGACCTTCGAGGCCTTGAGGATTCGTTTGGGAGAGACGCGTTGACCCTTACTGTTTGTCAAAGGTACGTGGAAGGGCTCCTTAAGAACCCGAAGGTAGTACGTTACATGGAGAAGAAGCACAGAGAATCGCTCGTAGCCCTGCAGTTATGGCTTGAAAAGCGGCAACTCGCAGCCTAAATCGTTATTTGTAGGCGCTCTCGTTCCTTGCGTTGCTGTACTCAATTTGAGTACACTTGTACTCATAATGAGAACGAAAGATGCACCGCTGAGCGATCTACTTTTCGGACGAACGCGTGGTCGACTTCTCGCGACTCTGTATGACAAGCCAGATAGCATCTTCTTCCTTCGACAGTTAGCTCGCCACATCAATGGCAGCGCGGGCACCGTTCAGCGTGAGCTAGCCACGCTGACTGCTACTGGACTAATTCTTCGGTGTGACCGCGAGAATCAGGTCTTCTATCGTGCAAACCCCGACCATCCGGTCTTTGCCGAACTTCACTCCCTATTGGCGAAGACCACCGGAGTGTTTCATATGCTCCGCGAGGCGCTCACACCTTTTACCGAAAACGTTGAGTTCGCCTTCGTTTACGGCTCCTTCGCTCGTGGCGAAGAGAATTCAAGGAGCGACATCGATCTCATGGTGATCGGCGAGATTACACTAGATGATCTGCTGGACAAGACCTCACCGTTAGAGCACAAACTCAGTAGGCCGATCAATCCAACCGTATTTGCTCGGGAAGAACTCCGAGCAAAACTCCACAAGGGCAATCATTTTCTTACAGCCATCCAGAACGCTCCACTAATTTTTTTGATCGGAAACGAGAATGAGTTTAGAGAAATACGTTGAGAACGCTTGGCTTCGTCGCGAGCCCACAAGTCCTCAAGAGATTACCGATCAGCTAGGCATCGTAGCTCGCTCCATGAATGATGCAGCCATTAAGGACATTTCCGACGATCTGCGCTTCTACACGACCTTCAATGCGGTCCTTGCGCTTGCAAACACTGCTTTGCGTGCAAGTGGATATCGCACCACGAATCAATCCGGCCACCATACCCGCACCATCGAGACGCTCGAATACACGATTGGTGCCGATGGCAGATTGATCCGAAAGCTGCTTGCCTTTTCGAAGAAGCGGAACGTAGCCAGCTATGACTCGGCCGGCTCCATTTCCAGTCAGGAACTGGAGCAAATCCTTATTACGGCTGAGGATCTTCGCCATACTGTTGAAGCCTGGTTGCGTATGACTCATCCAGAACTTCTCTAACCTTGGAGCATTGGAAAATAGCAATAACGAAAAGACGTTTTCGTTATTGTTCAAAGAGAGTCAACTTTTCTCCAACAGACGACACATTCCTAGCCAGCTCATATCGCCAACGGCCATGACTTCCCTCGGCATTCACTGCATCTACCCAGCGGGCGGCTGCGCTGGCCTTCACTTCAGCCAAAGGATCGAAACCCTTCGTTTCCAAAATGATCGTTGTATCGGCCACGTTTTTTAGCCGCACCAGGAAGTCCGGCACGTAGTCATGCATCTGACCGTTGTGCAGGTATGGAATGCCAAATCCAAGCCCTGCATTTTTGACGAATGCTTCGACCCGAGCGTGAGTGTCGAGGATGAAGGCCGCTGCCTGTTCCCACTGCTGCGTATCAGCAATGACAAAGTTTACATGGCTTCGAGTCACTTCGCGCACATCCTTACTCGTCCAGGTATCCACGTCCCCAGTCGAACCCTCCATCCGGTTCTCCTCATAGCGTGGAATCTCAGGAGCTTCGCCTTGAGCCTGATCCGGACGAATATGCTCTCGTAATGTTTCGATCAACCAGCCAAAATACGGCGACAGGAATGCATCTTTCCTATCTCCACCATGCAACACCTCAACATGATCGTGCAGATACCGTTCCACTACCGGAACCAACTGGGGAAACAATGTATGCGGCGCGATGGTAGCTCCAGGCTGCGCACAATACTCGCGCGTGAGCCTCTGGGCACATTCAAAGACAAGCTGCTGCATTCGGTGCTTCCTGCGAAACTCCTCCAGATCCACCCTTGAAGCGGTACCTGGACCATTCAGCACTGGCCATCCGGTTGCAGTCACATTAAGGCCGCGCATCTCGATTTCTGTCGGAATATGAAGAGGATCGATCAGCAACGGGGGGACATTTTCCCAGTCAAAGACTATGCGGTTTCGAATCGCTTGCGTATACCCCTCGACTCGCGGGAAAGTGATCTGGAGGGCTGACCGTTCCGGTAAGGCGTGAACATGGTGACGCTTGACCTTCGCATCAGGCGCGGTTTGGGTGTTTGCCTTGAAGGGCACAACCTCGAACGGCACACCCAGCACTGTCGCAATCTCTTCTGAGAAGCGGTCATCTGGTCCGAGTTCGTAGCTGGCCCGTCGCAGGCCACGGCCAACTACCTGTTCGCAGAGCAATTGCGACATGAACGGTCTCAAGCCGATGATGTGCGTTACCGTGTTGCAGTCCCAACCCTCCGTCAGCATTCCGACGCTGACGATGCATCGAATATCCCTTCCAGGGGGATGTAGCGGGCGTTTCAATTTCTCAGCCGTCTCGAAGAATTTTTCTGGATAGATCGGCTGACCTTGACGATCCCGCGTCCAGTCTGTTTTTCCAACTGTATCGAGCGTGAATCGCATCCATCGCTGCTCATCACCCTTCGCCCCGCCGTCCGACTCTTTGACCACCTTCGAATCCACGCGGATCGTCACGACCCGACCATCGCGGTTCCGTAGCTCTTCCAGTCGCGCCGCGGGCAAGCCAGCAGGTGTTTTGTCCTCCGCGATCCACTCATGGATCACCTTTGCCAGCTTGGTGTTTTTTACCACCAGGATGTACACCGGTTCCCTGCCCTGCTTTACTTCCCGACTCTCACCCTTCCATTCCTCGAATTCTTTTTGCCATAAGCTCCCAAGCATGGTGATGGGTTGCTGCGCCCATTTCAGCACCGCCTCCGGTTGCGGGTTTGCTCGCGTACCTCCGCGTTCCCGAGCCGTCAGACGACCAGGTTGCATGATCCATTCCCATATGTTGCGATAGCCCGCAATCTCTGCGCCAGTATTGTCGCGAGCGGCAAGTTGCGGCACTTTTACTAGGCCTGATTCAATGGCATCGATCAGACCGAAGTCGCTCACAACCCACGGAAACGGTTTATTCGTCTCCTGTCCCACGCGACCAACAAAGTAAGGCGTTGCCGAAAGATCGACGCAGAAGTTGATACCTCGCATCCGTTGGATACGGTCCAGCCCCTCTACCCAGACCGTCGCCTCTTTCTTATCCCCCAGGAGTTCATCGTCGGCATCTTCTTCATCCCCGAACTCAAGATCATCTTCTTCGGGCATCTCCTCGGCAATTCGATAGGCATGGTGCGCCTCATCATTCAGCACCAAAATATTCTTTTTTCCGCCGATGTCTCTTCCCAATACCCGTTGCAGGAGCGCCGTGTCACTCTCGACATATCGCGCCGATTCCACGAACACTTGCTTCAGGACACCGGTTTTTGGATCTGCCTGCGCATCAAGTACCGTCAACAACCCACGCGAGACCTGACGTTCGTATTCTTCTAGCGTTAGATATCGCTTATTGCGGGCAGTCGTGGTCTTCGGTCCAATCCGTATCGCCTCGCGCGTTCGCACCAGGACGCCACGCTTTTCGACTTTGGCTCCATCTGTCTGCACGCTCTGGGGTTCGAAGACGTGCCAGTTCGTAACCAGTACCCTGCCCTGCGCAAGCTGCGGCATCAGGCGTTCCGGCACCAGGTCTCGCGTCCGGTAGATGCTGGCATCGCCACGTTCAGGCTGTAGCTCCGTTAGACGGTCACGAATCGTGACGTTCGGACAGACGGCCACCACAACATCGGAGAAGCGCTTATCCCCACGGCTCGCCACCTTGTTCAGGATGCTCCATGCGGTAAGCATTCCCATGACCGTTGTCTTTCCAGCTCCTGTTGCCATCTTGCAGGCGTAGCGGAGGAACCCGCTATAACCAGCTTCTTTTCGGTCAGCACTTGGCTCGTCCCGTGGGACCGAGATTCCCTGTAAGAGATCCTGTCGTGCCTCCGTGAGGAAGATGATCGTCTTGGCTGCTTCGAGTTGGGCGTAGAAGAGCCGCTTTTCCCTGCCCTCATCCTGCCAGTAGGCCAGCAACTCCGTCGTTGTCCGCGTAGCGCCTGCATAACCGGAGTTCTCCCACGCTTTCAGTCGCTCACGGATCAGGTTCACCATCACCAGCTCATACGCGCCCGTATACAGCGCCGACGGGCCAAGGATTCGGCCGTCTGTTGTCCAAGAGGTGCGCTGATCGCGCGGCTCAAAGACGAACGAAGGACGTCGCCCTTCCTTCTTCTGCGGGGTCTCGCCCTCTCGCAGATACCAGAACAACTCCGGCTCGTAGAAGGGACGATTCAGGATCGGTTCGTTGACTTCGTTCTCAACGCCGCTCATTGAGCTACCGCCATTGTGGCATCGCTCAGCTTCTTCACTACCATCAGCTCGTTGCCCCGGTCGTCAATCACCTTAACTGCAATCTGGGCTTCTTTGCGCGATTCA contains:
- a CDS encoding recombinase family protein, producing the protein MSANPACSSLAWKVRHSLPSTRVAQYVRMSTEHQQYSTENQSLAIEEYAKAHSMEIVQTYADHGKSGLNLAGRASLKSLLADVQAGSVAFEAVLVYDVSRWGRFQDADESASYEYALKCAGIRIHYCAEQFENDGSLPSALIKTLKRAMAAEYSRELSVKVFAGQCRLIELGFRQGGPAGYGLRRHLVDQDRNLKQVLRDGERKSLQTDRVVLAAGPASEVLIVQRIFKSFTQESKAERSIAESLNGEGILSNLGRPWTRESIHQILTNPKYIGCNVYNRRSFKLKLKRVKNPPEMWILKRGAFDAIVSLEMFEDALRIIEARHRSYTDEDLLARLRILLTQKGKLSCFIINEAEDMPSSSIYVSRFGSLPRAYSLIGWSSGRNYEYLQINRNIRAQYKPLVDEIVAQLKAINATVSRDETTDLLTINSEYTAALVLARCQTTQAGNQRWIVRLDNALQPDITIAARLRPGNEEVLDYYLLPSIADLGLSLRFASHNPLFLEVFRFDDLSFFMAIAKRAALEEAA
- a CDS encoding plasmid partitioning protein RepB C-terminal domain-containing protein; its protein translation is MKMEGVEEIPVDRVLVVNPRTRNRVKWLAIVASIKAVGLKRPISVSRRDAPDEHGNLYDLVYGQGRLEAHVELGQETIAAMIVDASEADRHLMSLVENIARRPSSNKAIYWEVRRLLERGYNSPTIASKLGLDRSYIHGIVRLVECGESSLIEQVESGRIPVTVAIEIANGDDANIQKAMMEGYETGEIRGPKLQAIRKLIKNRKAQREGKAILPDKPMTGAALANLYKQRVREQQRLVAKADQAREKLLIIATVVRNLFADEDLVTMLRAEKLFDMPEQLAMRIR
- a CDS encoding ParB/RepB/Spo0J family partition protein: MNLLPKAFEHQLVSIPLAHIVPQTEVSRETKTSAAYRQITASIKEIGLIEPLAVFPRSPTEYLLLDGNLRFEVLKETGATEAKCILSTDDEAYTYNRRINAIPPIAQHLMLLQALRNGLTEERIARSLNVDIAVIRAKRDMLNGICAEAVEMLRDHKLNAKIFSVMRKMKPLRQVEVAEHMIANSAFSYTFISALLYGTKSDCLIDAPKRREAKPGMDAATIRFSKESDSLLTDLRGLEDSFGRDALTLTVCQRYVEGLLKNPKVVRYMEKKHRESLVALQLWLEKRQLAA
- a CDS encoding site-specific integrase, which translates into the protein MEALNLLMVREQNAVLPLSAADRLPALFQAVPEGGRRFWEFFTVNIRNPNTRRAYFKAVEGFAAWCEERGLGDLAGVMPMHVAAYVEQLGRTHSKPTVKQHLAAIRMLFDWLVTGHIMETNPAHAVRGPKHSVRKGKTSVLSAEEMGELLAAIDTTSLLGLRDRALIALMGYTFARVGAATGMKVQDFYVQKRRGWVRLHEKGGKVTELPCHHNLDQYLEEWIAASGLGSEPEAPLFPTLRYGRLTDRTPLPQANVHMMIQRRARAAGLKTKVSAHSFRATGITTYLQNGGKLEIAQHMAGHESARTTGLYDRRSDEVALDEVERISY
- a CDS encoding DUF4917 family protein yields the protein VNALRQAVLLLPLYGGDTNAQAKMNSHADALKELLVQAIAGKHPERPSDVNDVQYRACRKFLAHFVGESRNNDKDLRGCVYTLNYDLLLYWTFLHDQSLTPYPDIHGMMTVEAAEFLQHDDGFRAPDEELDAEYVTWDAEAAHKQNVHFLHGALHLFDYGSQLQKKCWQRSGGKPLIDQIRSALEKGRFPLFVSEGSSSGKIERIRHSAYLHKGLRSFRGNCDQPKPAIFIFGHSLADNDAHVLKQIEKGRCGQLFVSLYGDSSSVINQAITARAELLKSRRHPRAPLEVLFYDSSSAHVWG
- a CDS encoding dual specificity protein phosphatase family protein; the encoded protein is MIEVYPGLFVGCQQDFEDGSFASREWAVVHACKEPHHRKALGYTGRAVDKSHPEYLIARRGNRLILNLVDVADPRWIDDSIMNAAIQFIQENLQNVRSVLVHCNQGCSRAPSIAMLYLGTYTDQLPRDSFERALAVFKEKYPLFAPAGGVYGFLKNQWAGWKSNPSNGNDL